From Vallitalea longa, one genomic window encodes:
- a CDS encoding carbohydrate kinase family protein, which yields MSFAAFVSQFNLDMIFSGSPRIPDYGEEVFADDFEIQLGGGPMVPAIILNRFGVKSRFGTFLSNNEMDITSNISKQLLDKLSMNYKNLYREDDNPVVVTSVSTFPEDRCFTCYNPRLHENYLSNEEVYDFYKEAKLCFVFEGYDKIFKKLKSEGASIVYDLGWHDDLDVKNLSHILEYTDVFTPNDKEAMKMTHTNNVQESLKILSKYVKHPIVKVGGDGCLTMIDNNIIHIKMPMKFDAVDTTGAGDNFLAGVMYGLYNGYDILECMKWGNALGGYSTTAVGCYGANITYDIASKIMDEYR from the coding sequence ATGTCCTTTGCGGCTTTTGTATCTCAGTTCAATCTGGATATGATTTTTTCTGGTTCTCCAAGAATACCTGATTATGGTGAAGAAGTCTTTGCAGATGATTTTGAAATCCAATTAGGGGGAGGACCTATGGTTCCTGCTATCATATTAAATAGATTTGGAGTCAAGTCAAGATTCGGAACTTTTTTATCTAATAATGAAATGGATATTACAAGTAATATCTCTAAACAATTACTAGATAAGTTAAGTATGAACTATAAGAATCTGTATAGAGAAGATGATAATCCGGTAGTCGTGACGAGTGTCTCAACATTTCCAGAAGATAGATGTTTCACATGTTATAATCCAAGACTTCACGAGAACTATTTATCGAATGAAGAAGTATACGATTTCTATAAAGAGGCTAAACTTTGTTTTGTATTTGAGGGTTATGACAAGATATTTAAAAAATTGAAAAGTGAAGGGGCTTCTATAGTGTATGATTTAGGATGGCATGATGATCTAGATGTTAAAAATTTGTCACATATACTTGAATATACAGATGTTTTTACACCTAATGATAAGGAAGCTATGAAAATGACTCATACGAATAATGTACAAGAATCATTAAAGATATTATCTAAGTATGTTAAACATCCTATTGTGAAAGTCGGGGGAGATGGTTGTTTGACAATGATAGATAATAATATAATTCATATAAAGATGCCTATGAAATTTGATGCTGTCGATACAACTGGAGCAGGAGATAATTTTTTAGCTGGAGTTATGTATGGGTTGTATAACGGTTATGATATATTAGAATGTATGAAATGGGGGAATGCATTAGGAGGTTATTCCACTACAGCTGTTGGATGTTATGGAGCTAACATTACTTATGACATAGCCAGTAAGATTATGGATGAA